From Acomys russatus chromosome 2, mAcoRus1.1, whole genome shotgun sequence, one genomic window encodes:
- the LOC127207432 gene encoding 40S ribosomal protein S20-like, producing MAFKDTRKTPVEPEAAIHRIRITFTSCNVKSLEKVCADLIRGAKEKNLKVKGPVRMPTKTMRTTTRKTPCGEGSKTWDRFQMRIHKRLIDSHGPSEIVKQITPISIEPGVEVEVTIVDA from the coding sequence ATGGCCTTTAAAGATACCAGAAAGACGCCCGTGGAACCCGAGGCGGCCATTCACCGAATTCGAATTACGTTCACCAGCTGCAACGTAAAGTCACTGGAAAAGGTGTGTGCCGACTTGATCAGAGGCGCAAAGGAAAAGAATCTGAAAGTGAAAGGACCGGTGCGCATGCCTACCAAGACGATGAGAACCACTACCAGAAAAACTCCTTGTGGTGAAGGTTCCAAGACTTGGGATCGTTTCCAGATGAGAATCCACAAGCGACTCATTGACTCACATGGTCCTTCTGAGATTGTTAAACAGATTACTCCCATCAGTATTGAGCCAGGAGTGGAAGTTGAGGTCACCATTGTAGACGCCTAA